One genomic segment of Alicycliphilus denitrificans K601 includes these proteins:
- a CDS encoding TRAP transporter small permease gives MNSLLRAVDAVIAWWCHAVLYVTMSVVFVILSVNVVLRYVAGTSLAWASELPELMFPWMIMAGVVLAAQHGSHIAVVLLTQRLGAARRWVLTAGALVVVALYLGLSWAAWPVFEIAADELTPIMQVPGSVSVGCLLLGFVMLTIVTLCRLPQIWSGQAHDEIGADA, from the coding sequence ATGAACTCTCTTCTGAGAGCGGTGGACGCCGTCATCGCCTGGTGGTGCCACGCCGTGCTGTACGTGACCATGTCGGTGGTGTTCGTGATCCTGAGCGTCAACGTCGTGCTGCGCTACGTGGCCGGCACCAGCCTGGCCTGGGCTTCGGAGCTGCCGGAGCTGATGTTCCCCTGGATGATCATGGCCGGCGTGGTGCTGGCGGCGCAGCACGGCTCGCACATCGCCGTCGTGCTGCTCACGCAGAGGCTGGGCGCTGCGCGCCGCTGGGTGCTCACGGCCGGTGCCCTGGTGGTGGTGGCGCTGTACCTGGGCCTGTCCTGGGCGGCGTGGCCGGTGTTCGAGATCGCGGCCGACGAGCTCACCCCCATCATGCAGGTGCCGGGCTCCGTCAGCGTGGGCTGCCTGCTGCTGGGCTTCGTGATGCTGACCATCGTGACGCTGTGCCGGCTGCCCCAGATCTGGAGCGGCCAGGCGCATGACGAGATAGGAGCCGACGCATGA